TCAATTGAAGGATGTCCAGTTGACTCCCAGTGAAGTGGAGGAAAATAAAGATCCTGACAATGACAAGAAGAAACAACAGGGAGCCAAGAGCAAGAATAAGGCGCATTTCTCCGAGTCGTCTTATGCAGACCAGTTGTCCTCAATGAAAATCAAGAACCAGAAACAGCAAGCGGACCTTTTCAGTGAGACGTCATCTGAGAGTGATCAGAGTTACGAAGAAGAGGAGCAGCCAGTTAGCCGTCAACGGAACACAGACCAGCCCTCAGACTACTGGCAGATCCAGAAACTGGTCAAGTACCTCAGGGCTGGCGACCAAACGGCCACTCTGCTGACTCTGTACGCCCTGATGGACTATGACCTGAAGCAAGAGACGTACCATCTGGCCATTCAAGACTCTGGTGGCCTCAAAGTCCTGACTAACATTCTGCATTTGGAAGAAGTCAATCTCCAACTTGGATCTCTGGGAATTCTGAGAGAGATCAGCCTCAATCCGCAAACCCGCCGGGCCATTGTTGACAACGGTGGACTGCGGAGCATCGTCAATGCCCTGGACTCGCGAAACAAAGATGTAAAGGCCTTGGCTGCGGAGACTATTGCAAACTTGACCAGCTTCCGCCGGGCGAGGAGGACTGTCAGGAGGTACAACGGTATTAGTAAACTTGTGAAGCTGCTGGACTGCAATGCTGATTTGGCCAACGTGGACCCAAAGCAGGAGAAGGACGTTGAGGTCGCCCGCTTTGGCGTTATAGCCCTCTGGAGCTGCAGCAAGAGTCCCAAAAACCAAGAAGCCATCCATAAGGCGGGGGGCATCCCTCTGCTGGGACGCTTGCTCAAGTCTCCACAAATGAACATGCTCATCCCCGTGGTGGGCATCCTGCAGAACTGTGCCACGGAGGAAAGTTGCCAGGATGCTATTCAGACTGAAGGCATCGTCAAGGATTTGGTCCAACACCTGGGCAATGACAACGATGCACTCCGGATTCATTGTGCCAATGTTATCTTCAAGTGTGCAGAGAACAAGCGAACCCGCACCTTGGTGAATGAGCACAAAGGTCTCCAAGCCCTGGTTTCACTTCTGAGCAAGACTGAAAACAAGCAGCTCATGGCTGCCTCCACAGGAGCCGTCTGGAAGTGTTCCCTCAGCTCGGACAACCTGGATGTGTTTCAAGATCATAAAGTCCTGGAGATCCTGATTGGCTTGTTGACTAATCAACCTGAGGAGGTGCTGGTGAATGTGGTCGGAGCCTTGGCGGAGTTCGCCCAGAAACCTGCAAACAAAGTCACCATCCGCAAGTGCGGAGGGCTCAAACCTCTCATTAAGCTACTCATCGGCAGGAACGAGCCGCTGTTGGTGAACGTAACCAAGGTAGTGGAGGCCTGTGCTGCGGATCTGGACAACATGGCGATCATTCAGGAGCTTGACGGAATCCGCTTGGTGTGGAGCTTGTTGAAAAACCCCAGTCCAGAAGTTCAGTCCAGCGCGGCGTGGGCCCTTTGTCCATGTATTGAAAATGCAAAGGAAGCAGGGGAAATGGTGAGCTCGCTGATGGGCGCTATGGAGCTGGTGATTGACTTACTGAAGTCCCCTGACGACAAAGTCCTGGCGAGCATGTGTGCCGTGGTGGCCAGAATAGCCAAAGACAAGTACAACCTGGCCGTCCTGACGGACTATGAGGTCGTCTCCCTTCTGGCCAAGCTGACTGACAATCCTGACGACATGCTCCGCTGCCACCTGGCTCAGGCCATCGCCCAGTGCTGCTCCTGGCGCAACAACAGGGCGGCCTTCGGGGAGGCGGGAGTGGTGCCCCCGCTCGTGCTCTACTTGAAGTCCCAAGACATGAAAGTCCGCCACAGTACAGTGATGGCCTTGCACCAGTTGTCCAAGGAGTCCAACAACTGCATCACCATGCACGGTGAAGGAGTGGTCAAGCCTCTGATTCACTTCATGGGCTCAGATGATGAGAAGGTTCGCAACGCAGCTGCTGATTGTGTGCGCAACATCCGTGTGCTCTTCCCAGGCCAGGCCAGGGCCAAAAAAGCTGCACCAGTCAACTGAAGCACCACATCACACATACATTTTTACaaacattattatattattattattattatttttttttttttttagaatggaaGATAAATCTATCCCCCTCTTctgcccacaatttccccctttgTCTTCCTTTTTCTCTTTATATCCCCTCCTGCCAttttataaagtcaaatacaaataaggcaacaagagaagtatcccacacttctcttttgtaaagtacttttgggcatttacatcaacaaCAAGCTGGAgaggacaaaaaaattaaacataaataaatatgaaaaaaagattggAAGACAAATCTAATAGTTGTTTGATGTCCCAATCAATATTTTTGGATcccaatctgatttttttttttttgcctcagaTCCGATTTGGGGTCCGAATCCGATAATTTGCCAATACAATTTTATAAAGCTTCTCTTATTTTTGACTTttgtagtattgttgtaaatcagatgataTATTAAATGTGTGGTATGGAATGCTACATACATTTGTTTTACAAGATAAAGTggctagtgcacaataactaaacaaaagcaaaaattactATTGGTTTCCTTTTAACTACTTTgggctttgtcttcttcttctatcCAGAGACTCACTCTAGtctgtaaacatgaacaaaaaacaccaaaaatatgATTTTGTAATCGTACTGACACCGAACTAGGTATTGATAGGATCAACATCTGGATTGATTACCCCTACTTTGAATTGGcgctttagcggttagcttcttgcCTTGTCCTGcttggtatgtgtgtgtgtagcatgcttagccgTTCCTTTTTCTATAGCCCCCTCAGTGATAATACTTGGAAAAAACATAGTTTATTCTTTGCCGTGGTGGGGATGATCTCTATCTTACAAAcagctttgcactgtggataAATGACGCGTTCGTTGCAGCTTGCTCTCAAGACACGCACACACCCTTTTTGAATTCATGCAActgctgcatgtgtgtaacaaggaatccCGGAATGGAATTGTGTCTCTCTGAACGTGCATCCCTTTTGAAAGAATCTTTCAATTGAGTACAACCTAAAGCATGTtaatgtaatagtgtgatgttgttgcgctatgTTATAaactagacagggtgttatatttattttgaagtaacgcttttattttgaagaaccggatgtccggtgcgggaagtgtctttgctgtttttgcgattgctttacttcctcttccttcggacttttgaatgagaaggagcagatatcactccgccagaaagttgagacctgtgtgtgtgtgtttcatgtttccaacacaggtttccaataaatactgaaccgacggcatggtgaagtgtcttttatttaaaaaaattacacaacgcaGAAGAAGACTCACTACAAAATTGGTGCCGTGACTCGTTGACTGTTCAGCTGGAGCTGACCACCGCCGTTGCTGCAGTACCTGAGACGGAGCAGATGGGGGCTAATTGCTGCAGTTCCTGCTTTTGAGGACGACACGCGGGCGCTACAGATCGGCTGTGAGGAGCAGAATATCGCCGTGTGCTGAACCATCCGAAGCTGTTGCTGCAATACGGTATCCTCATCTGTGGGTTGGCTGATTCAAgagacttattttttttttctttcgagaaaaaaaaaaaaaaaaaaaaaagactattttgctCAAATTGTGTTATCAGTGTTGGGGTGTTATGCTGGTTCATTGTGGTGTTTTCCGTGTTGCTGAGCTAGCATATTTCGCTGTGAATTAGGGTGGGTTGCCAGTATGGAAGTATTTAACGTACATGGGTCGGAAATTAAGAGTGTGGGGAAGGGCCGGGGTGTTTTGATGTACACTCCCCTGTCAATGTCCACGCCAGGTCGACTTGTATTGCAACCAGGCCATTCTACTGTGGAGGGGGGCAGACATGAGAGGCGGAGAGATGAGGTGGTCAGGTCCCGTACCCTGCCTTTCACTACAGGGGTATCACCAGTAGGTCCCGCACCTCGAAACTTACCCAGTACTGGTTTGGAGTTATCTTCCAGTCAGCTAGTTGAATTAGCTAGGTCAATAGGGGCAGAGATTGGAGAATCTATCAAAGCCAGTTTGTGCCAAAATGTCATCCCTGATCATACAACCACTGTAAGCCCTGACCAACCTCAGCATGTCTACCACCCTGACCAGTGTGGcaccactgtcattgatgcttcaAAGCTGAATTTGGTACTACGTTCTGAAGTCAATATTCCACCGTACTTTAGAGGGGATAGTACAGATAAATACTCCATATTGGAGTGGGAGGAGTTaatgaggagctacacttccaaacAAGGGTACAGTGGGACAGACAGTATTGGGGAGGTTGTAAACAGACTCCTGGGCAAGGCCAGGGATGTCACCAAAGTATGGCTGTGCAGCAATCCTGACACGATAGATGTTAATGTAGTCTATAGTGTGTTAAGGCACCATTTTGGTGACGTGGTGCACTCCGACCTACCCCTAGCTGACTTCTATGCAGTACAGCCTGTTGCTGGGGAAAGCCCTCTTAATTACTGGGTTAGACTCAACAAATCAGCTGAAATTACGGAGCAATGCTTAGTCAGTAAAGGTGAGTCTGTTACGGAGTTGAGTCGTCATGCAGTGATCATGTTTGTCTGTAACTGCCCTGATAAACTGGCACTGATATTTAAAACAAAGCCACCTCGTGAATGGTCTGCTCAGGAGGTACAAGAACACCTTGATAACCACAGGAAGGTTCAGACATTTTGTGGGAGTCAACTGTCAGTACAGAAGGAGGtgacagtgggagcgattcaggagGGGATAGTCAGTGATATTCAGATTGGGGGGATTTTGTCGTCTGCTCCCAAAGTTGTGCCGCACCAGCTACCCTCGGCTGAGAAAAAATCCACAATGGACAGAGTTTTGCAGTTACTGGAGCGTACATTGTCCAGTAATGCTCAACTAGCACACGACTCGCCTCATAATACAGCACACAATTCATCGCAGAACAGAACACTCAGATACACTCGCGACTGTAGAGTGTGTGGCAGTTCTGACCATAGCACCAGTGTGCATTGCCGGATGAACAAGTTATGCTTTAGGTGTTACTTACCAGGCCATATCGGCGCTAATTGTAGTCAAGCAGTTCCGACTCAGTCACCACACAATCGGGTTCCTCAGAGTTCGGAAAACTAGGCAGCTCCTCTTTGGCGGAGGGCAACGTGGGGCTAAGTGGTTTTCCCTCTATTGATGATGATATTCAATCAGTGTTTTCTGCTGCCTGTGAATTAGCGCCATCAGACAAAACAGTGATTTTTCAGAACACAATGAGGACAGGCGAAAGTGACAGTTTGTTTTTCACCACTGTGGTAGCAGGGGACAAAGTCAAGGTTCAGGGGATGTTAGATAGTGGGTCCATGGCCACTTCTCTGCGCGCAGATCTTGTACCTCAGTTGAGGGAGGCGGGAGTAGTGGGTGGCGATTTAATATCCTCTACAGACATTGTTCTCGTTGGGTGTGGTGGGAATCAGACAGAGCCAGTGGGGATTTGTGAGATGAAACTCAGACTGTTTGACTCTGACTATCTTGTTCCAGTGCTGATTATTGACGGACAGGTAGACGAAATGATTGTGGGCACTAACCTTCTGAAACCGATCATCAAAAGATTTAAGTCTGATGAGGCTTATTGGCGTATAGTGGGCAAATCTCATTCGCCGCAGCAGCAAGAGGCCAGTGAGTTTATTCGGTTTCTGGCTAATCTGTAAAGGTGGAGGGGGGACAAGATTCCAGACAGAGTGGGGACAGTCAAACTTAAACAGGCAGTAACATTGGAGCCTATGAGTGAACATGTTGTGTGGGGCCGCCTTCCCAAAGAGACTAAACTCTCAGTTGGCAGTACTGTTATCGTGGAGCCAAGTTCATCACGTTGTGTGCCCCGTAACATACTAGTCGGTAGAGTAGTGACTCCTTTGTGGGGAGATGGTTGGGTCCCCGTGAAAATAATCAACCCAACTACATCCACATTGACTTTGCGAAGAAATGCAAAAGTGGCAGATGTTTCCCCGTGCATCGCATTGGAGGATTTTGATGATGGTATCGAACATACTGTTCACCAAAATGTGGTGAGAGTTAACAGTGACGACTGTCAAGGCAGTTTGACAGCGCAGAGTTCGGTGAGGGGATTCTAGGCTCGATGGTCTAGGTCTTCGGAGTTTGTCAGTGAATGAATGTGACATATCTCCAGCTTGGAAAGAGAAATTGACTGATTTGATTGTGAAGTACGAAAGTGTGTTCTCCAGACACACTTTGGATTGTGGGGAGGTTACTGGCTTTTGTCACCGTATTCGACTGACTGATGACCGCCCCTTTAGGTTGCCTTATCGGAGGCTCTCTCCGGCACACTACCAGAAGTTGAGAGAGACTCTGGATGAGATGGAAGAACGGGATATAATCAGAAAGTCAAGTAGCGAGTACGCTTCACCTTTGGTGTTGTGTTGGAAGAAAGATGGTAACCTCagagtgtgcacagattttcgctGGTTAAACGCCCGCACAGTCAAAGACGCTCATCCTCTGCCTCATCAGGCGGATGTGCTGGCGGGGCTGGGGGGTAATGCCTTTTTCAGCACGCTTGATCTGACATCGGGCTATTACAATGTGCCACTCCACGAGGGTGATAAGAAATATACTGCCTTTTCGTCACCTCTGGGGTTGCATGAGTACAATCGCATGCCTCAGGGCCTCTGTAATAGTCCAGCCACTTTTATGAGGATGATGCTCACCATCTTTGGTGATCAGAACTTCATGTCTTTGCTTTGCTACCTTGACGATGTGTTGGTCTTTGGCAGGACGGAGCAGCAGAGTCTGGAAAGGCTGGAGGTAGTTTTCAAGCGTTTGCAGCAGCACAACCTGAAGCTCTCTCCAGCTAAATGTAAATTATTGCGGAGATCTGTAAAGTTTTTGGGGCATGTGGTTTCTCAGGAGGGGATATCCACTGATTCAGACAAAGTGCGGGCCATTGTGAGCGTGAGTGAGTCCGACATGATGGACAGTGATGGTGTCACACCGTCAGTTGATAAGTTGCGCTCGTTCCTTGGCATGGTAATATATTATCAACATTTCATTGAGAACTGCTCTATGATAGCTAAGCCGCTTTTTCAACTTCTCTCAGGGGGTAAACAGCCACGTGGGGCTCGTGGTAAACTGCGTCGAAAAGCTGTACGCAGACTTACTCCTGCCGATTGGAATGAGGAGTGTAAGCAGGCTTTCGAAGCTCTGAAACAGGCTCTTGTTGACCAGGTTTTGCTAGCCCATCCGGATTTTTCTAAGCCTTTTATTCTGTCTGTTGATGCATCCACCAGCGGATTAGGGGCTGTACTTTCACAAGTTCAGGATGGCTATGACATAGCTAGGCCTGTTGCCTTTGCTAGCAAGTCATTGAATCATGCTCAGTCTAAGTACCCAGCTCATAGACTTGAGTTCCTTGCAATGAAGTGGGCCATTCATGATAAGTTCAGTCATTGGCTGCAGGGACAGAAATTTACCGTGTGGACGGATAACAATCCGCTCAAATACATACTATCGAAACCAAAACTGGATGCATGCGAGCACAGGTGGGTGTCTAAGCTGGCTCCATTTGATTTCGACATCCAGTATCTTCCTGGGCCCAAGAATACCGTGGCCGATGCTTTGAGCAGAGAGCCTTTTGTGAGGTGTAAGGTAATGCATAGGTTGACCAAAACTCCTTACGATGTTTTGTTAAGAGAGGTGAGTGGCGTTTTATGGCCCCAAGTGCAGGATATGTTTCATCTGTCCTGTGAGCGCCCAGGAAGGAGTGAGCAGCCTCAAGCTAACTCCAGTTCCTCTATAGTCTGTGGGGGCGAGGCTTGTGTTGCAGGTAAGATTACAAGACAGGAAGTGTCCGCAGTATTAGATGCGCATTGTCACTGGGAGGATGGTGTTTCGGTGAGGGCCATCTCTCAGGTGCAGCAATTAGAACAAGTGGCAGCGATGGGTCAGACCCCATTGCCCGTTTTCACTCAAGAAGAACTGCACAAATTGCAGTTTCAGGACCCTGTGTTGAGTAGAGTACGGTTCTTTGTGGACCGAGGTCACCGTCCCTTTCGCAGGGAGAGAGTTCAGGAGTCTGAGGAGACTAACAGGACATTGAGGCAGTGGGGAAAACTCACAACCCGGCTGGGTGTGATTTATCGTGTGTCCAAGCATCTGGTGAGCAAAAAGAACATTTTCCAGTATGTCGTTCCAGTTGCTCTGAGGAGTCGAGTGTTGAAGGGCTTGCATGATGATGCTGGTCATCAGGGTCAGCAGCGCACTTTGTGGCTCGCTAGACAACGCTTCTATTGGGACACAATGGCTGCTGATGTCAAGTTGTATGTCACTCAGTGTAAGAGATGTGTGTTGAGCAAAGCTCCAGAACCAGAAGCCAGAGCTCCACTATTGTCTATTGTGACTACTGCCCCGATGGAGTTGGTATGTGTTGATTTTTGGTCAGCAGAGGATGTTAATAACAGGTCTGTTGATGTGCTGGTAGTCACCGATCATTTCACTAGGGTAGCTTGTGCCTATCCCTGCTCTAACCAGACTGCTAAAACTGTTGCTCGGGTGCTGtggaataattttttttctgtgtATGGATTTCCAGCACGCCTTCATTCGGACCAAGGGGCTAATTTCGAAAGTTCGCTAATAGCTGAGCTTTTATTGTTGGCCGGGGTTGAAAAGTCGCATACCACGCCGTACCACCCTATGGGGAACGGCCAGGCTGAGCGATTTAACCGCACCCTGGGTTCGATGATTCGAGCTCTACCGCCACGCTTAAAAGCAAAATGGCCTCAGATGCTGACTTCACTGACTTTTGCATATAATTGCACAGTTCATGAAACCACGGGGTTTCCGCCATTTTTCTTGATGTTTGGTCGCACTCCTCGATTGCCTGTCGATGTGATGTTTGAGAGCGTTCTCTTAGATGGAGAGACCGTGGACGTGGACAAGTATGTTCAGTCTCTGGGAAAAGATCTGAGGGGAGCAATGACATTAGCTCAGAAACATATCAGCAAACGACAGGCCAAGCAAGCTGAAGTGTATAACCGAAAGACAAAAGGATTCTCCGTAGAAGAAGGTGACAGAGTTTTGCTAGCGAACAAAGGAGAGAGAGGGAAAAAGAAATTATCAGATCGTTGGGAGAGTGCTGTATATGTGGTTGTAAGTAAGAACGACGAACTTCAC
Above is a window of Nerophis lumbriciformis linkage group LG35, RoL_Nlum_v2.1, whole genome shotgun sequence DNA encoding:
- the LOC133575268 gene encoding outer dynein arm-docking complex subunit 2-like, which produces MGTSLSRAAQWTSTDSDHGKLESTPMNQSLLNEILRFVENFSSKNPQEAELLFEEPLQWSSTLAASDFTPDYEIREEDVVESQEKDEEGRPLLLFSPPTVCVRNFRQLSKLLGLANEKKLLEVQACVEDNRNPLVKILGPSLANIQKIGKTDKDKEQQQSSESEAKMKLVRLLQSADKHILRKFMKEISEKVDLNPTPVKKEVEYLKNVCSTGENKVLKLVRYTSDYEFPNGCRAPLWRQLQGEICYLVVEPYDTETLYITCSAAGVFFNMGIKPEGDEINYERTSEVFKDIVSLLKSKSQVFAESMDLQDARETARTSKPHVELVDAQTQLSLKRVDKSEPSTQLKDVQLTPSEVEENKDPDNDKKKQQGAKSKNKAHFSESSYADQLSSMKIKNQKQQADLFSETSSESDQSYEEEEQPVSRQRNTDQPSDYWQIQKLVKYLRAGDQTATLLTLYALMDYDLKQETYHLAIQDSGGLKVLTNILHLEEVNLQLGSLGILREISLNPQTRRAIVDNGGLRSIVNALDSRNKDVKALAAETIANLTSFRRARRTVRRYNGISKLVKLLDCNADLANVDPKQEKDVEVARFGVIALWSCSKSPKNQEAIHKAGGIPLLGRLLKSPQMNMLIPVVGILQNCATEESCQDAIQTEGIVKDLVQHLGNDNDALRIHCANVIFKCAENKRTRTLVNEHKGLQALVSLLSKTENKQLMAASTGAVWKCSLSSDNLDVFQDHKVLEILIGLLTNQPEEVLVNVVGALAEFAQKPANKVTIRKCGGLKPLIKLLIGRNEPLLVNVTKVVEACAADLDNMAIIQELDGIRLVWSLLKNPSPEVQSSAAWALCPCIENAKEAGEMVSSLMGAMELVIDLLKSPDDKVLASMCAVVARIAKDKYNLAVLTDYEVVSLLAKLTDNPDDMLRCHLAQAIAQCCSWRNNRAAFGEAGVVPPLVLYLKSQDMKVRHSTVMALHQLSKESNNCITMHGEGVVKPLIHFMGSDDEKVRNAAADCVRNIRVLFPGQARAKKAAPVN